A stretch of DNA from Caballeronia sp. SBC1:
AAAGCAAAAATCTTCCGTCCGACCTGGGATCAGTGGATCGCGCGATCCGCAACGGGGCCTTGACGGCTTACGGCAAACAGATCGATCTCGCCTCCGAGCTGCGTGAATCAAGCGAGCAGCTGCTGTACGTTGTTCGTGACGAAGCGCAGCGCCGGTTTGGCGAAGCGACGTCGTCTCTCAACGGCGTAATCGTCGCGGGCGGGGGTGCCCAGCTTCTCTTCCCGGGTCTTCGCGAGGTCTTTCCTCATGCCGTCATGTCGCCCGCGCCTCGCTTTTCTGTTTCCGAAGGCTTCTGCAGGTACGGCCTCTCGAGGTTCAACCCCTGATGAAGGGAGCACCTTTCATGGCTAGACCCACATCCAAGTGGAAAACCACGCTGCAGATCGGTCTGCGCACCCATTTCAATACCCACCCCGACGTGCACACGTTCCTCTACACGCTGAACGAAGGAGACGTTGGTGCGGCGTTGCGAGACATCATTCGGGCGCATATCCAGCAGACGCAGCATCGCGCTGGCGATCCCGGCTTCCAGAAAGAAGTGGCCATGCGCGGCATGAGCCAACTGCTGGACGACACGATCGCCGCAGCCCTTCCCACTGAAACTCCCCCTCCTGCTCCATTGCGGGAGGGTGCCGAGACGCCTGCGGCGCTCACTGGTACTTTGACACCAACGTCGTCGCTTGCAGCCACCAAGGCTGGAGGCACAGGGCAGCCTTCGGACGCCGCCGCCGGCGCGCCGGCGAGCGCCCCAACGGCTGCGCCTGAGGAGCCTCCTCCGCCTCTGACACAGGAGCCACCTCCTGCCCCGGCAACACGAAAGCCCGGCCTCGTCAGCCGTTTTGACGACGACTAGCAGCCGACAGGGTCGGTTGTACGGACGGCTCGCGGCTTTCACTGCCCTCACGAAATCTCCGCCAGAATAATTTGATACGGTTCTTTGCTAATACATTCTCCGCTGGGGAATTGCGCAAGGAGAGTCCGTATGTGCAGGAAATCAACACTGATCACCACGTTGGCTGGCTTGTTTGCAATGCTGGTTTCCGGTGCTGCGTTCGCACAGAGCGCCAGTTCAAGCTTCCCGGTCTTCTGGGTCGCAGGTGACCCGCAGCAGATCGCCAATGCATTTCAGGGAGTAGCTGCATTCTTTGGCAATGGCAACAGCAGCTCGTCCGTGATGACCGGCGGGCTGCTTGCCGGGGGACTTGCCGGGCTTATCGTGGCTCTTTTTAGCACCGCCACGCGGCAACAGTTCATGGTGGGACCGTGGTTTATCGGCACGATCGTCGGCATGGCAATGTTCACCAGCCACACAACGATTACCGTCAAGCCGTTTTTCAGCGACAACGGTACGACGGTGACACCGCAAATGATCGTGGTCAACAATGTGCCGATCGGTCTCGCCTACCCTGCCGGTATCGCGAGTGAGATGACCAAAGCTGTCTCGGACATCTACTTGCAGTGGTTCACCACGCCTGGGGATGGCGGAGTTGCCGTACAGGGCACCGCCGGCCTGCTTTCGCCATTGAAGATGCTGTTAAAGCTGCAGGAAGTCTACGACTGCTCGCAAAACAATACGACCATCTGCAATAACCTGGTTGCATACATGAAGTATTGCCCGGTCCAAGGTCTCTCGAGCCAGGCCATGCAATCGAGCACAGGGATCAGCGATGTGCTGAACAACAGCCCGGGCGGCACAGCCAGTGGGACTATGCAAGGCACTACGATCTACTACACCGTCGGCACCGATTCGTCCGGAAACCCGGCCATCAATCAGGCGCCAGTGCCGTGCAGCCAGGCTGGGCCGCAGATCTACCAGGCGATGGCCACTTACATTGACAGCGACTCGTTTACGAGTGACGTTCTCGCCAGGTCGTCGACATCGGAGCCGGATGGTCCGTCAACCGCGGCCGCAGCCGACACAATGCTCAACACCTTGAGCCAGAACATCGCCGTTACCGCGCTCAGCGCGCAAAGCGCCATGACGGCGAATGGTGCACAACGCGACGCGACAATGATGAATCTCGTCTTCAGCCCGATTTTCCGCTCGGCTCAGCAAGCCTCCCTCGATCAGAGCCAGGCAGCCTTCACGTTCACGACGCTGATGACCAATGCTCGCAACAAGGCCATGATCGACACCGCCGGCGAGGCCTCGCTTTTCAACTCATTCATGACGAACGCCATGAATGGCTTCTCATTCATTTTTGTTGCCCTGACGCCGATCGTGATTATGGTGGCATTCACGATGGGAATTGGTGGATTCAAGATCTATGGATCGTGGTTCATGATGGGTGTCTGGAGCCAGGGATGGCTTCCGGTTGCTGCCGTCATTTCATACTACGTCCAGACCTCCTTCTGGTCCCGCCTTCTTGCGTTTGCTTCGAGCTCCATCATCTCGCCGGCCAGTATCGACACCTTCTATACCCAGGTGAGCAGCACTATCTATACGGGATCGTCGCTGATGTCCGCCACCCCGATCATTACGTTGACGCTGCTCACGGGATCGGTCTACGCGTTTACCAATCTCGCTGGCCGTGCAACAGGAACAGGCCGCGACTACATGGACACGTCGCATAACGACGGTAATGCCAGTGACTTGACCAACGCTGAGGCCGCACGTTCGCACATCCAGGCCCAAGGATTACCATTCGCGAATGCCAACGCCATGGGCGTAAGCTCCGCAATTTCGGCGATGAGTCATGGCGGATCTGCGCTTCGTGCGGCTGGCTTCAACACCGCCGGCGATAAGACAGCAGCGGCAACGATCGAGTTTGGGCAGGGGCTGAGCAATACGTTCCGCGCTAGCCAGAGCGCGCAGCTGTCGGCCGAATCAGCACATCAGCGCGTCCAATCACTTACCGACCAGCTTCAGAGCCTGACTGCCAAACGCCACTCAATGGGATTGGATGTCACGACCGGAGGCGATAACGCGCACGCGACGTCCGTGGGACATGACAATACGATTAGTGACGACAGGAAGATTGCGACTGGCAAACAGGAGCAAACCAATCACGGCAATCAAGCAACTGGAAGTCTCGGCGGTTCGATCCCCGGGACGAAGATTGGCGGATCTGTGCAAATGAGTAGCGGCCAGAGTACTACCACCGGGCAGACGGGAACCGAGACCGCAGGTCAGGCCAACCAGAACAAGGTTGGGACGGACGACCGATATACGCAAAATAATGGGGTTCGCGTCTCTAGCAGTGATTCGCTCGATAATCAGATCAGCCAGACCCGTTCAGCGCTCTCGACTGCGCAGCAGGCGGAGAAGGAAGCCTTGCAGCGCAACCAGCAATTCGCCCATGACGCCCAGAGTGCAATGCAATCCGGTGCCAAGACTTCGGTCAATGTGGCAGATATCGCCACCATGGCCTACCAAACCAGCGACCCTGCTCGCGTCGGGGAGGCCGTTCGGCAGGCTGTATACAGCGACGCATTGCAAACCGCTCAAGGAATGGCTGGCTCCGGGCAGATTGCAGGCACAGCTGAAAGCATCATGAGCAAAGCGCAGTCGATCACGGATTCGGCCCTGGCGGGTGCCAATTTCGCGAGCGCAAGCTCGGTGACATCTACCCTCTCACGCGGCGTGCTTAGCGGAGATTCTGGTGTGCATACCGCTGCACAAGCTGGAGTGGCAGCCCTCGCGAGTCAGGCGGGCCGCGGCGACCTTGGCCAAAGTATTCTCGAAAAGTCTTCGCTTGACCGATTTGTCAGCCAGACGGAATCGTCGTCGACAAACTCCGCGCTTGCGGCCGTAGCCGGCGGTTCGACAAGCCTAGGGGGATCGTCGCTCAATCCTGCGAGCGGCCCGCTGGGGGCGCCCGGACCAACGCCCTTTGCAGGCGGCGGTTTCGGTGGCTTTGGTGGCGGAGGAGGAGGTGGATTCGGTGGCGGAGCATTCGCCGGTGGCGGTGCGTCCCCAGTTGCTGGCGCTCCGTCACTCACCCAGTCCGTCGACAACGCGGCCAGTCAGATGGGCCTACCGGCGAGCGCACGCGATCGTGCTGTTGCCGAGGCCGGTCTTATTGAACGTGGACAAAATCAGGATAGTGGCGCTCTGGATAAGCGCACGCATGACACTCAAGCGTATCAGCCTCAAGGCGACGTTACATTGCTCGACCCAGGCCCTTCCGAGCCGGTCGGCAAACGACTGCCGCCGACACCACAATCACCCGCGGGACATGCCACCCACGACACTTCGGAAATCTACGATCGCCCACTTCACCCGCCGCACAAAAGCTGAATTTCACGCTCACAAAAAAGAAAAGCCACCGAGGGTGGCATTTCTTTTTTGGGCCGGCGATAACAGCAGGGCAAGCGAACCTTGCTCTAGGACGGACTACATCAAGCGCGCTTCGTCACTGGTGTTCAAATTGCCACTGCTCGAAATAAACCCCGGCGCGACGAATTCGCTGTGATGCACCGGAGACCCGTGGTATCCGGTTTCGTCGCAATCTGATGACAGGTCCACTGTCGAACCGGTCCGGTCGCGCGTCGCCAGCCGATAGACGGCGTACCCAATAACCAAAATAAGAAGTCCTGCACCCATTTTTTCACCCCGCTTTAGCCGTTCGTCTCTTCATCACGATTCCATTCTAATCGCAAAACGGTCAGCCGCAAGGTCGGTACGGGTAAGTTCAGCGGATTACAACAAAACTGCGCTTCACCTTATCAGGTATGGCCTAGCGATAAGGACCGGCCTCGAGTTTGCGTAAAAAAAACCCGCATACCGAAGGTATGCGGGCTGGTTGGTTGCGTTGAGGCGCCGTTGCGCCTGATGATCTCGTCGGTGAAAGGCGCGGGCCTGTCACTGACGTCGCTAAATGACTGCTTCGGGGCGGCGATACACGATACCTTCACGCGTCACAATTCCGAGTATCCGGTCGAACTCTTCTTCGGCACCTCGCGCGTTCGTAATCGCTGGACACTCGAGCTGTCCGGCCGACGACCGTACTTCGATAGACGCCCTGCTCCAGATCCGGATTACGGTTGCGCTGATCCCGCATAACCTTTTCAGGTCGGTCGATGGATCCGCCACAGCCAACACCGCGTTGGCCTGATAGTTCCCGTCGATCGACGACGGATCGATCCCGCTAAGGATACGGGCGATGTCGAACGTGAACCGCGTGATAAACGAACTCTCGGCAGACGACACAGCGATCAAATCATCAGCATGCCGCGCCAAAACGTCATCTACAAGCTTGTGAACAGCTTGCGGGTGACGCGTGGTGTCACAGTTGACGGGAACGCTAGCGGGCGCGTACGCGATCGTCTGAGCGCGGTTATACAGACTCACCGGAAGTGTCACCCCCTTACTCCGACTCTGAGCAACCTCCTGCCACGTCTGTCCGGACGAGTCGCGCCCCTGCGTGTTCCCGCCGGCCAATGGGAGAAAGCGGATGGCCGTCCCTGGCGCTTGCCCTGCCACAACCGGCTCACCCCGGCGTAGAAACGTCTGAAACGTGCCCCACGCGTTCGAAAGCGAGCCCAGCGCTTCCTGCTGCATCCACAACAGCGGAATGTTGGTGCCCTCGTACGGCTTTCCATCCGTGACACGCAGCGGCAAACCACCGAGACCTTGCCATGGCCACTCGCGCTGAATCCGCTCGAGCATCCACTCGCGTGCCCGATCGACCATTGCCTCTATGTTGTTGACTGCATTCATGGGATACCTCCTGTGCTGGAACGTTGAGAACATTGCACAGGGATATGCAGCACGAAAAAATATCGTGGCAGTTGTCGTGGGTAGCCGCTCCAGGTGCTACGGACCCGCATTGCCAACGGTTGTTGTGCGCTGGAGCACCCCGTTCACGACGCCCTCTATTGCAGCCCTGTCAGCCCGGCCGACGCGAAACAGGAAGGTCGATCGCAACGTCGAAAGCAAACTCTCCCGTTGGCCTTTTTCGACGGTGGAGAAACTCTGCAACAAGACCCCCCAGGCGACCACGATCCGCGTGGACAATACAGCTGACAACTGGCCGGACGCGTAGGATTTTCGAAGCGTCTCGGCCAGCTCCACCATAATTTTCACCACTGCCGGATGCAGCCTCGGTGCTTCCGAGATCAGAATGGTCTTTTCCTCCGCCTTCGAAAGATAAGTGACCTCGATGCCGCCGCTGAATCTATCAAGCAGAGCGACATTCATGCGTTGGGTGCCTCTGTAGCTGCTGGAGTCTTCACCGTCGAGTGCGTTCCCCGTGGCCGCAATCCGAAAATCCGGGTGCGCCGTCACGCGCTCCCCGGTTTCCGGAATGAGGAAAGAACCACCGTCGAGAATGGTATTCATACCTCCTACCTGCCCCGGATCGAGAAAGTTTATTTCGTCGAGCAAGAGTATCGAGCCTTCTTTCATTGCCCGGATAGCTGGC
This window harbors:
- a CDS encoding conjugal transfer protein TraG N-terminal domain-containing protein; its protein translation is MCRKSTLITTLAGLFAMLVSGAAFAQSASSSFPVFWVAGDPQQIANAFQGVAAFFGNGNSSSSVMTGGLLAGGLAGLIVALFSTATRQQFMVGPWFIGTIVGMAMFTSHTTITVKPFFSDNGTTVTPQMIVVNNVPIGLAYPAGIASEMTKAVSDIYLQWFTTPGDGGVAVQGTAGLLSPLKMLLKLQEVYDCSQNNTTICNNLVAYMKYCPVQGLSSQAMQSSTGISDVLNNSPGGTASGTMQGTTIYYTVGTDSSGNPAINQAPVPCSQAGPQIYQAMATYIDSDSFTSDVLARSSTSEPDGPSTAAAADTMLNTLSQNIAVTALSAQSAMTANGAQRDATMMNLVFSPIFRSAQQASLDQSQAAFTFTTLMTNARNKAMIDTAGEASLFNSFMTNAMNGFSFIFVALTPIVIMVAFTMGIGGFKIYGSWFMMGVWSQGWLPVAAVISYYVQTSFWSRLLAFASSSIISPASIDTFYTQVSSTIYTGSSLMSATPIITLTLLTGSVYAFTNLAGRATGTGRDYMDTSHNDGNASDLTNAEAARSHIQAQGLPFANANAMGVSSAISAMSHGGSALRAAGFNTAGDKTAAATIEFGQGLSNTFRASQSAQLSAESAHQRVQSLTDQLQSLTAKRHSMGLDVTTGGDNAHATSVGHDNTISDDRKIATGKQEQTNHGNQATGSLGGSIPGTKIGGSVQMSSGQSTTTGQTGTETAGQANQNKVGTDDRYTQNNGVRVSSSDSLDNQISQTRSALSTAQQAEKEALQRNQQFAHDAQSAMQSGAKTSVNVADIATMAYQTSDPARVGEAVRQAVYSDALQTAQGMAGSGQIAGTAESIMSKAQSITDSALAGANFASASSVTSTLSRGVLSGDSGVHTAAQAGVAALASQAGRGDLGQSILEKSSLDRFVSQTESSSTNSALAAVAGGSTSLGGSSLNPASGPLGAPGPTPFAGGGFGGFGGGGGGGFGGGAFAGGGASPVAGAPSLTQSVDNAASQMGLPASARDRAVAEAGLIERGQNQDSGALDKRTHDTQAYQPQGDVTLLDPGPSEPVGKRLPPTPQSPAGHATHDTSEIYDRPLHPPHKS
- a CDS encoding ArdC family protein, with amino-acid sequence MNAVNNIEAMVDRAREWMLERIQREWPWQGLGGLPLRVTDGKPYEGTNIPLLWMQQEALGSLSNAWGTFQTFLRRGEPVVAGQAPGTAIRFLPLAGGNTQGRDSSGQTWQEVAQSRSKGVTLPVSLYNRAQTIAYAPASVPVNCDTTRHPQAVHKLVDDVLARHADDLIAVSSAESSFITRFTFDIARILSGIDPSSIDGNYQANAVLAVADPSTDLKRLCGISATVIRIWSRASIEVRSSAGQLECPAITNARGAEEEFDRILGIVTREGIVYRRPEAVI
- a CDS encoding AAA family ATPase, which produces MSEIGEAKLQSDELDRMPRLPGSGASSHGFADELFGLTVGAEVREHARFPIRAAGPDTPAKNPNYLFRKDHIKVGQAWISGLFDNLMLTGPTGSGKTSFIEQFAARLGWGVIRVACSKSLELQEIIGRVCINPDGSTGWVDGPAIRAMKEGSILLLDEINFLDPGQVGGMNTILDGGSFLIPETGERVTAHPDFRIAATGNALDGEDSSSYRGTQRMNVALLDRFSGGIEVTYLSKAEEKTILISEAPRLHPAVVKIMVELAETLRKSYASGQLSAVLSTRIVVAWGVLLQSFSTVEKGQRESLLSTLRSTFLFRVGRADRAAIEGVVNGVLQRTTTVGNAGP